Proteins encoded in a region of the Bacillus methanolicus genome:
- a CDS encoding zinc metallopeptidase has translation MFFHPMDFLIIIAFGLSVWAQFKVKGNFNKWAQVPTRTGLTGAEVARRILDRNGLYHVPVEAVPGTLTDHYDPLSRVVRLSEPVYYGTSIASIAVAAHEVGHAIQHQQSYGALVLRHHMFPLVNISSGIAPFLLLAGFLFQSLSLIGIGIIFFSAAVAFQLITLPVEFNASSRAKNLMLAEGIIYNDEETGVNKVLNAAALTYVAAALISILELLKYVMIFFQGQEEE, from the coding sequence ATGTTTTTTCATCCAATGGATTTCTTAATTATTATTGCATTTGGATTATCCGTTTGGGCGCAATTCAAAGTAAAAGGAAATTTCAATAAGTGGGCTCAGGTACCAACACGTACTGGATTAACCGGAGCCGAGGTGGCAAGACGAATTCTCGATCGTAATGGCTTATATCACGTGCCTGTTGAAGCAGTTCCAGGTACTTTAACAGACCATTATGATCCGCTGAGTCGTGTTGTCCGTTTATCTGAACCCGTATATTACGGAACATCCATTGCTTCTATAGCTGTTGCAGCTCACGAAGTTGGTCATGCGATTCAACACCAGCAATCTTACGGAGCATTAGTATTACGCCACCATATGTTCCCGCTAGTGAACATATCGTCCGGAATTGCTCCATTTTTGTTGTTAGCAGGATTTTTATTCCAAAGCCTTTCACTTATAGGAATCGGAATTATTTTTTTCTCAGCAGCTGTTGCCTTCCAATTAATTACTCTGCCTGTTGAGTTTAATGCTAGCTCAAGGGCTAAAAATTTAATGTTGGCAGAGGGAATTATTTATAATGATGAGGAAACAGGCGTTAACAAAGTATTGAATGCTGCTGCCTTAACATATGTAGCTGCTGCTTTAATTTCTATCTTAGAGTTACTCAAATATGTCATGATTTTCTTCCAAGGACAAGAAGAAGAATAA
- a CDS encoding MerR family transcriptional regulator, producing MGELAELANVTRRTIDYYTNLGLLKAERTSSNYRYYSQESLEDLRFIETCKKQQLSLQEIKELLERKKQGKQSDIVHQANEIANQIHHLKENIEELLPSFESLDEHERNLITKRLSPESISLIHILLMLLG from the coding sequence ATTGGGGAACTTGCAGAATTGGCGAATGTAACAAGGCGTACCATCGATTATTATACAAATTTAGGATTACTAAAAGCAGAACGTACTTCTTCGAACTATCGTTATTACTCTCAAGAATCGTTAGAGGATTTGAGGTTTATTGAAACTTGTAAAAAGCAACAACTATCCTTGCAGGAAATCAAAGAATTACTTGAAAGAAAAAAACAGGGGAAGCAGTCTGACATTGTTCATCAAGCAAACGAAATAGCAAATCAGATTCATCACTTAAAAGAAAACATTGAAGAATTATTGCCTTCATTTGAAAGTCTTGATGAACATGAACGTAATCTCATTACAAAAAGGCTGTCACCTGAAAGCATTTCACTCATTCATATATTACTCATGTTATTAGGTTAA